A region of Pyxidicoccus parkwaysis DNA encodes the following proteins:
- a CDS encoding GNAT family N-acetyltransferase, translating to MELIPASDLSPRALSTLFARSFEGYFVNVPDAPALFDARVRTEHICLADSRVARVEGESVGLVLMARRGRVSRVAGMGIIPSHRHRKLGARMLLPLLDEARMRGDTRMVLEVIEQNAPAVRLYERLGFQRVRRLVGFVGTPTPEPATLEEVEPLACARLLPDDVPWQMAPSTVAGLALPARAFRLGPAVAVIGDVSAPTLALRAIAVEPSERGKGHGRRLLRALAAAWPGKPLAASAIVPEGLCDRFFLGAGFSHPALAQFELAHRFDA from the coding sequence ATGGAGCTCATTCCCGCTTCGGACCTCTCGCCGCGCGCCCTCTCCACGCTGTTCGCCCGCTCGTTCGAGGGCTACTTCGTCAACGTCCCCGACGCGCCTGCGCTGTTCGACGCGCGCGTGCGCACCGAACACATCTGCCTGGCGGACAGCCGCGTTGCACGGGTGGAGGGTGAATCGGTGGGGCTGGTGCTGATGGCGCGGCGGGGGAGGGTGAGCCGCGTTGCTGGAATGGGAATCATTCCCTCGCATCGCCACCGCAAGCTGGGGGCTCGCATGTTGCTGCCTTTGCTCGACGAGGCGCGGATGCGCGGCGACACGCGGATGGTGCTGGAGGTCATCGAGCAGAACGCCCCGGCGGTGAGGCTCTACGAGCGTCTCGGCTTCCAGCGCGTGCGCCGGCTGGTGGGCTTCGTGGGGACTCCGACGCCGGAGCCGGCCACGCTGGAGGAGGTCGAGCCCCTGGCCTGCGCGAGGCTGCTCCCGGACGACGTGCCGTGGCAGATGGCGCCGTCCACGGTGGCGGGGCTGGCGCTGCCCGCGCGGGCATTCCGGCTCGGCCCCGCGGTGGCTGTGATTGGAGACGTCTCCGCGCCCACGCTCGCGCTGCGAGCCATCGCCGTGGAGCCTTCCGAGCGGGGGAAGGGCCACGGACGCAGGCTGCTCCGAGCTCTGGCGGCAGCCTGGCCCGGCAAGCCACTTGCCGCGAGCGCCATCGTTCCGGAAGGGCTGTGCGACCGTTTCTTCCTCGGCGCGGGGTTCTCGCATCCGGCGCTCGCGCAATTCGAGCTCGCCCATCGCTTCGACGCGTAG
- a CDS encoding LysR family transcriptional regulator, with amino-acid sequence MERVALRDRLEDMLSFTAVARALSFADAARELGISPSALSRRIARLEDALGTALLRRTTRHVSLTEAGTLYLERCSDVLTRVEDAEALVSGLAGEPRGRLRVAVPNLFGQLQVAPLLPEFLRRYPRIGMELSFMDRYVDLVQEGFDVAIRIGALSDSSLVVRRLATNHRFLVAAPSYLRGRRHPMKPEDLAHHACLYFSPLSDGQSWNLQRGEEQVSARGRPVLVADNAEALRLAAVAGCGVSVLATFLIAEDLRSGRLVRVMDGWSVPDTGIFAVHPPGRLVPSKVKAFVSFLAERYSGTPPWERAGSRRSGA; translated from the coding sequence ATGGAGCGCGTGGCACTGCGGGACCGGCTGGAAGACATGCTCAGCTTCACGGCGGTGGCGCGGGCGTTGAGCTTCGCGGACGCGGCTCGCGAGCTGGGCATCAGTCCCTCCGCCTTGAGCCGGCGCATCGCCCGCCTGGAGGATGCGCTGGGCACGGCCCTTCTGCGCCGCACCACGCGCCATGTGTCGCTCACCGAGGCGGGGACGCTGTACCTGGAGCGATGCTCGGACGTGCTCACCCGCGTCGAGGACGCGGAGGCGCTGGTCTCGGGACTGGCCGGCGAGCCTCGGGGACGGCTTCGCGTGGCCGTGCCCAATCTGTTCGGTCAGCTCCAGGTGGCGCCGCTGCTGCCGGAGTTCCTGCGCCGCTATCCGCGTATCGGGATGGAGCTCTCGTTCATGGACCGCTACGTGGACCTCGTGCAGGAGGGCTTCGACGTGGCCATCCGCATCGGCGCGCTCTCGGACTCCAGTCTCGTGGTGCGACGGCTCGCGACGAACCACCGCTTCCTCGTCGCGGCCCCGAGCTACCTGCGAGGCCGCCGGCATCCGATGAAGCCCGAGGACCTGGCGCACCATGCGTGCCTCTACTTCAGCCCGCTCTCGGATGGGCAGTCGTGGAATCTCCAGCGAGGCGAGGAGCAGGTGTCCGCACGAGGCCGTCCGGTGCTCGTCGCGGACAACGCGGAGGCGCTGCGACTGGCGGCGGTGGCGGGCTGTGGAGTCTCCGTGCTGGCCACGTTCCTCATCGCGGAGGACCTGCGGTCCGGGAGGCTCGTGCGGGTGATGGATGGTTGGTCGGTGCCCGACACGGGCATTTTCGCGGTGCACCCGCCGGGGCGGCTGGTGCCGTCGAAGGTGAAGGCCTTCGTCTCGTTCCTCGCGGAGCGGTACTCCGGTACGCCGCCGTGGGAGCGCGCGGGCTCGCGACGCTCCGGAGCGTGA